The window AGCGGCGAGGAGGGTACCGCGAACATCGACTTCGTGATCTTCCCGCCACGTTGGGCGGTGGCGGAGGACACGTTTCGGCCGCCCTGGTATCACCGGAACATCATGAGCGAATTCATGGGCCTGATCCACGGGCAGTATGACGCCAAGGAAGAGGGTTTCGTGCCGGGCGGCATGAGCCTGCACAACATGATGCTGGCGCATGGACCCGACGCGAGCGGCTTCGAGAAGGCGTCGCGCGTGGATCTGAAGCCGGTGAAGCTCGAAAACACGATGGCCTTCATGTTCGAAACCCGGTTCCCGCAAATGCTGACGCGTTTCGCGGCCGAGACGGATACGCTTCAGGACAACTACGTGGAGTGCTGGGAGGATTTGAAGAAACGCTTCAACGGAACCCCGGAAGGCGATTGGAGCTAGAGCATCGGATCCGATCCACGAATTATTTCGACGCTCGAAAAAAAAGAAAATCGCCGTCGACTGTCGGAACTGCGGTCGCTCGTTCGTCCTGCGACCGCAAACCCGAAAAAAGGAGTCTGTCATGACCTACGTGGATGGTTTCGTAATGCCGGTGCCGACCGCCGAGTTCGAGGTGTATCGCAAGAGTGCCGAACTGGGCAGGACCGTGTGGATGGAGCACGGCGCGCTGTCTTATGTCGAGGCGAAGGCCGACGATGTGCCCGACGGAAAGGTCACGTCGTTTCCCATGGCCGTGAAGAAGGAGGAGGGCGAGACGATCGTTTTCTCCTATGCTACCTACAAGTCGCGCGAGCACCGCGACGAGGTGATGAAAAAAGTCATGGCCGATCCGCGCATGAAGCCTGAAAACATGCCACCCTACATGAAGCGATTGATTTATGGTGGCTTCCAGGTGTTCGTGGAGGCTTGAGGGAGGACGCATGAAACTTGCCACTTTGAAGAACGGCACCCGCGACGGAAAACTCGTCGTGGTGTCGCGGGACCTGACGCGCTGTACCGACGCGTCCTTCCTTGTGCCGTCGCTTCAGAGGGCGCTCGACGACTGGCGGCGGCTCTCGTCGCATCTCGAAGCCCTGTCTGAAAGCCTCGACCACGGCGCGGTGCCGTTCGAGCGCTTTCACGAGCATGATGCGATGTCGCCGCTGCCGCGCGCCTACCAGTGGGCCGACGGCTCGGCCTACGTCAATCACGTTGAGCTGGTGCGCAAGGCGCGCGGTGCCGAACTGCCGGAGAGTTTCTGGACTGACCCGTTGATGTATCAGGGCGGTTCCGATTCCTTCCTTGCGCCCCGCGATCCTATCGTCATGGGCGACGATGCCTGGGGCATCGACATGGAAGGGGAGGTCGCTGTCATCGTCGATGACGTGCCGATGGGCGCGACCGCGGACGAGGCGCGCGACGCCATCCGTCTCGTCATGCTGGTCAACGACGTCTCTTTGCGCCGTCTTATTCCGGACGAACTCGCCAAGGGCTTCGGCTTCTTTCACGGCAAGCCCTCCTCGGCGTTCTCGCCGGTCGCGGTCACGCCCGATGAGTTGGGTGAGGCATGGGACGGCGGCAGGCTGCACCTGCCTCTTTGTGTCGATCTAAACGGCACGCCGTTCGGCCGCGCCAATGCCGGCATCGACATGACCTTCGACTTTCCCACGTTGATCGCCCACGCGGCGAAAACGCGCCCGCTCGTTGCCGGCACGATCGTCGGGTCCGGCACCGTCTCCAACAAGCTCGACGGCGGACCCGGCAAGACCATTGCCGAAGGCGGCGTTGGCTACTCCTGTCTTGCCGAACTGCGCATTGTCGAGACGCTCGCCAACGGCAAGGCTACGAGCGACTTCATGCGGTTCGGCGACACCGTTCGCATCGAGATGAAGGACCAGGCCGGTCATTCGATCTTCGGCGCGATCGAGCAGACGGTCGAACGGCACGGAGACGCCTGAACGATGACCAAGCAGTTCGCATCCGCCGGCGACTTGGCCGAAAAGAAAATCTCGTTCACCGAGATCGGCCGTGATTTGTGGGCCTTTACGGCCGAAGGAGACCCGAATACCGGCGTCATCATCGGCGACGACAGCGTGATGATCGTCGATGCGCAGGCGACGCCGAGGCTTGCCAACAAGGTCATCGAGAAGATCAGGACCGTTACCGACAAGCCGATCAAATATGTGGGCCTGACGCATTATCACGCCGTGCGCGTGCTCGGCGCATCTGCCTACGGTGCGTCCGAAATCATCATGTCGGATGCGGCCCGCTCGATGGTCGTGGAACGCGGCCAGGAAGACTGGGATTCCGAGTTCGGGCGGTTTCCGCGCCTCTTCCAGGGGCACGAATCCATTCCCGGCCTGACCTGGCCGACCGTGACGTTCTCGGAAAGCGCGACGTTCTATCTCGGCAAGCGGCGCGTCGACCTGATGTTCGTCGGCAGGGCGCACACGGCCGGCGACATCGTCGCCTTCGTGCCGGATGCCAACGTCATGTTCACCGGCGACATCGTGGAATACCACTCCGCGTGCTATTGCGGCGACGGGCACTTTTCCGACTGGCCGGACACGCTGGAGACGATCCGGGACTTCGATCTCGACGCGATCGCGCCTGGCCGTGGCGACGCGCTGGTCGGTTCCGCAAGGGTCAACGAGGCGCTCGACAACACGGCCGATTTCGTCACCTCGACCTACCGACCGATCGCGCGGGTAGCGCAGGGGGGCGGTTCGCTCAAGCAGGCATGGGATGCCTGTCGCGCCGTCTGTGATCCGAAGTTCGCTTCCTACGCGATCTACGAGCACTGCCTGCCGTTCAACGTCGCGCGTGCCTATGACGAAGCACTCGGCATCGACACGCCGCGCATCTGGACGGCCGAACGCGACAGGCAGATGTGGGACGCGCTTCAGGGGTAAATCGGGGAGGGACGCGGATGGGAGGTCTCGCGGCGCATTTTTCAGCCATGGCGCGCAACAATCGCTGGTCGAACCATGTGCTTCTGCGGGCATGCATGTCGCTGCGACACGAGGAATTCACGGCGACACGCACATCGTTCTTTCCGTCGATCGCCGAGACGCTGAACCACAGCCTCATGGTGGATCGCTATTATCTCGACGCGATGCGGGGAGGAGGCTTGGGGCAGGCGATCTTTCGTGATTTCACGCCGTTCGAGGCCGCGTCGTCACTGGCCGACGCCCAGCGCGAGCAGGACGAGGCGCTGATCGTTTTTTGCGCTGGATTGACGGACGACGACGTGGTGCGATCGGTGCCCACGGATCGCGGCGAGGATGGCGAGGTGCCGGAGAGCATCGACAATCTGCTCGCCCACCTCTTCCAGCATCAGATTCACCATCGCGGGCAGGTGCATGCGATGCTCGCAGGGACGAGCGTCGCGCCGCCGCAACTCGACGAGTTCTTTCTGAATTTCGATCGCGATCCTGAAGTCGAGCGCATGGGCCTTATGTGATGCCCCGCTACGCCTATCAGCCCTTTCCCTATGTGACTCCGCCGGAACTGTTGGGCGGACGTGCTGAGCGCCCACCGGTCATCATCGTGGGTGCAGGGCCTGTCGGCCTTGCCGCAGCGATCGACTGCGCGCTTCACGGCATTCGCTGCGTGGTGCTCGACGACAACGACGTCGTCTCGCTGGGGAGCCGGGCGATCTGCTGGTCGAAACGCACGCTAGAGATCATGGATCGCCTGGGCGTCGGCGAGCGCATGGTCGAGAAGGGCGTCACCTGGAAAGTGGGGCGGCTGTTCCATCGCGACCGCGAGGTGTGGAACTTCGATCTTCTGCCGGAGGCGGGCCACAAGATGCCGGCCTTCATCAACCTCCAGCAATATTACGTCGAGCAGTATCTGGTGGAGCGCGCGATGGCGTTTCCGGACCTGATCGATTTGCGCTGGAAGAACAAGGTGGTGGGTCTTGCCCAGACCGCCGACGATGCGACTGTCAGCGTGGAGACGCCGGACGGCCGCTACGATCTTGCCGGCGACTGGGTGATTGCCTGCGATGGCGCGCGCTCGGGCGTACGCGCGATGATGGGGCTCGATTTCGAGGGCCGCGTCTTCGAGGAGCGCTTCCTCATCGCCGACATCGAGATGAAGGCGGACCTGCCGCCGGAGCGCTGGTTCTGGTTCGAGCCTCCGTTTCATCAGGGGCAATCGGCGCTGCTGCACAAGCAGCCCGACGACATCTACCGCATCGATCTCCAGCTTGGCTGGGATGCCGATCCGGAGGTGGAGAAGAGGCCGGAAAACGTCATCCCGCGTATCGAAAAGGTCATCGGCCACGGCGATTTCGAGCTCGACTGGGTGT is drawn from Mesorhizobium sp. CAU 1732 and contains these coding sequences:
- a CDS encoding DUF1428 domain-containing protein; translated protein: MTYVDGFVMPVPTAEFEVYRKSAELGRTVWMEHGALSYVEAKADDVPDGKVTSFPMAVKKEEGETIVFSYATYKSREHRDEVMKKVMADPRMKPENMPPYMKRLIYGGFQVFVEA
- a CDS encoding fumarylacetoacetate hydrolase family protein; the encoded protein is MKLATLKNGTRDGKLVVVSRDLTRCTDASFLVPSLQRALDDWRRLSSHLEALSESLDHGAVPFERFHEHDAMSPLPRAYQWADGSAYVNHVELVRKARGAELPESFWTDPLMYQGGSDSFLAPRDPIVMGDDAWGIDMEGEVAVIVDDVPMGATADEARDAIRLVMLVNDVSLRRLIPDELAKGFGFFHGKPSSAFSPVAVTPDELGEAWDGGRLHLPLCVDLNGTPFGRANAGIDMTFDFPTLIAHAAKTRPLVAGTIVGSGTVSNKLDGGPGKTIAEGGVGYSCLAELRIVETLANGKATSDFMRFGDTVRIEMKDQAGHSIFGAIEQTVERHGDA
- a CDS encoding MBL fold metallo-hydrolase; this translates as MTKQFASAGDLAEKKISFTEIGRDLWAFTAEGDPNTGVIIGDDSVMIVDAQATPRLANKVIEKIRTVTDKPIKYVGLTHYHAVRVLGASAYGASEIIMSDAARSMVVERGQEDWDSEFGRFPRLFQGHESIPGLTWPTVTFSESATFYLGKRRVDLMFVGRAHTAGDIVAFVPDANVMFTGDIVEYHSACYCGDGHFSDWPDTLETIRDFDLDAIAPGRGDALVGSARVNEALDNTADFVTSTYRPIARVAQGGGSLKQAWDACRAVCDPKFASYAIYEHCLPFNVARAYDEALGIDTPRIWTAERDRQMWDALQG
- a CDS encoding DinB family protein; translation: MGGLAAHFSAMARNNRWSNHVLLRACMSLRHEEFTATRTSFFPSIAETLNHSLMVDRYYLDAMRGGGLGQAIFRDFTPFEAASSLADAQREQDEALIVFCAGLTDDDVVRSVPTDRGEDGEVPESIDNLLAHLFQHQIHHRGQVHAMLAGTSVAPPQLDEFFLNFDRDPEVERMGLM
- a CDS encoding FAD-dependent oxidoreductase, which codes for MPRYAYQPFPYVTPPELLGGRAERPPVIIVGAGPVGLAAAIDCALHGIRCVVLDDNDVVSLGSRAICWSKRTLEIMDRLGVGERMVEKGVTWKVGRLFHRDREVWNFDLLPEAGHKMPAFINLQQYYVEQYLVERAMAFPDLIDLRWKNKVVGLAQTADDATVSVETPDGRYDLAGDWVIACDGARSGVRAMMGLDFEGRVFEERFLIADIEMKADLPPERWFWFEPPFHQGQSALLHKQPDDIYRIDLQLGWDADPEVEKRPENVIPRIEKVIGHGDFELDWVSVYTFQCRRLARFVHDRVIFAGDSAHIVSPFGARGGNGGIQDVDNLVWKLALVVTGEAPRRLIDSYDEERVHGADENILHSSRATSFMTPKTQMERIFRDSVLELAGEHEFARRLVNSGRLSRPCSLAGFPLQTACSSDGGVQPGDAALDAPVEGGWLLDHLGVGFAVLAVEAELPADVSDGLKRVVVARAPPFAHEGVTLTDSEGLVAARYGAGLVYLLRPDQHVAARFKNPTRADIEAAWLRARGGSQ